In one Choloepus didactylus isolate mChoDid1 chromosome 1, mChoDid1.pri, whole genome shotgun sequence genomic region, the following are encoded:
- the TMEM108 gene encoding transmembrane protein 108: MKRSLQALYCQLLSFLLPLALTEALVFAVQEPSPRESLQILPSGTIPGTVVTATPSSTRRSTVVAPASVEMLTPHPDGPSSQATAPMTTMTSHPDRHYPANTLSTTSVTATTSHPEGPLTTGHLPAAMATTSSHSEGRPPGEAAHTILPTKPTGAPSRPTAPPTRATMRRPPRPPGSSRKGAGSSSRPVPPLHSGQLGRKESQRGRNQSSTYLGQKRPLGKIFQIYKGNFTGSVAPDPSILTPRNSPWGYSSSSQPQTVAAAMAPSSTSWASATTHLVPAENKPGLSGVDQEGGSTFTSHGGELNTTAASGAPASPQPASVPSQRPHGDPQESQNSWFILTPGTDRPLSASSGVLMAATEPTQAAFNTRVSAPSEGIPQGASATRQVSARPPGVSESTVYRAEEEAAATPTLTERVPSPLSTVVSTATGNFLNRLVPAGTWTPGTAGNSSHVAEGDKPQHRATICLSKMDIAWVILAISVPISSCSVLLTVCCMRRKKKTANPENNLSYWNNAITMDYFSKHAVELPREIQSLETSEDQLSEPRSPANGDYRDTGMVLVNPFCQETLFVGTDQVSEI, encoded by the exons GCTTCCTCCTGCCCTTGGCACTGACTGAAGCACTGGTATTTGCCGTCCAGGAACCATCTCCCAGGGAATCTCTCCAGATCCTCCCCTCAGGCACTATCCCAGGCACCGTGGTGACAGCAACCCCCAGCTCTACCAGACGCTCAACCGTGGTGGCCCCTGCCTCTGTGGAGATGCTGACGCCCCATCCTGATGGGCCTTCTTCACAGGCCACAGCTCCTATGACAACGATGACGTCCCATCCAGACAGACACTATCCTGCAAACACCCTCTCCACCACCTCGGTGACTGCCACCACCTCCCATCCTGAAGGACCCCTGACCACAGGGCACCTTCCTGCTGCCATGGCAACCACATCCTCCCACTCAGAGGGCCGTCCCCCAGGGGAGGCTGCCCACACCATCCTGCCGACAAAGCCAACGGGAGCCCCCAGCCGCCCTACTGCACCACCCACCCGGGCTACCATGCGCAGACCCCCCAGGCCCCCAGGTTCTTCCCGAAAGGGAGCTGGGAGCTCATCACGCCCTGTCCCACCCCTACACAGTGGCCAGTTGGGGAGGAAGGAAAGCCAGCGGGGGCGAAATCAGAGCTCCACATATCTGGGGCAGAAGCGGCCCCTGGGGAAGATCTTTCAGATCTACAAAGGCAACTTCACAGGGTCTGTGGCGCCAGATCCCTCCATCCTCACCCCCAGAAACTCACCCTGGGGTTACTCCTCCTCGTCACAGCCCCAGACAGTGGCTGCAGCCATGGCACCCAGCAGTACCTCATGGGCATCAGCCACCACCCACCTGGTGCCTGCAGAGAACAAGCCAGGCCTTAGCGGAGTAGACCAGGAGGGTGGTTCCACCTTCACCAGCCACGGAGGGGAGCTGAACACCACCGCAGCCTCAGGTGCCCCTGCCAGTCCACAGCCTGCCTCAGTGCCTTCTCAGCGCCCCCACGGTGACCCACAGGAATCACAGAACTCCTGGTTTATTCTCACCCCTGGCACTGACAGGCCTCTGTCTGCCAGCTCTGGGGTCCTCATGGCCGCCACGGAGCCCACCCAGGCTGCCTTCAACACCAGGGTCTCAGCCCCTTCCGAGGGGATTCCTCAGGGAGCATCCGCAACCCGGCAGGTCTCAGCCCGGCCCCCCGGGGTCTCAGAAAGCACTGTTTACCGAGCAGAGGAGGAGGCTGCAGCCACCCCCACTCTGACCGAAAGGGTGCCCAGTCCTCTCTCCACAGTGGTGTCCACAGCcacaggaaacttcctcaaccgcCTGGTCCCCGCTGGTACCTGGACGCCTGGAACAGCAGGGAACAGCTCCCATGTGGCCGAAGGGGACAAACCCCAGCACAGAGCCACCATCTGCCTGAGCAAGATGGACATCGCCTGGGTGATCCTGGCCATCAGCGTCCCCATCTCGTCCTGCT CTGTCTTGCTGACCGTGTGCTGcatgaggaggaagaagaagacagCCAACCCGGAGAACAACCTGAGCTACTGGAACAACGCCATCACCATGGACTACTTCAGCAAGCACGCCGTGGAGCTACCGAGGGAGATCCAGTCACTGGAAACCTCTGAG gACCAGCTCTCAGAGCCCCGCTCCCCGGCCAATGGCGACTACAGAGACACTGGGATGGTCCTGGTGAATCCCTTCTGTCAAGAAACACTGTTTGTGGGAACCGATCAAGTGTCTGAGATCTAA